The Spirosoma foliorum genome has a window encoding:
- a CDS encoding RluA family pseudouridine synthase encodes MKKKPYQVVYEDNHLLIVNKEPGILVQGDRTGDTTLLDVLKDYVKEKYNKPGEVFLGLVHRLDRPVSGLVVFARTSKALERMNEIFRKRQVQKTYWAVVRHKPPKDADKLVNWLIKDEQKNQVTVYDYEVPGSQKAELSYRILGKINEHYLLEVNPITGRPHQIRSQLAHMGSPIRGDVKYGYDRAVADKKIYLHARRLYFIHPVKQAGAPDRPIICKAGLPNDPFWEEFLELDDENYKDKNMDFIYE; translated from the coding sequence ATGAAGAAGAAACCATACCAGGTCGTTTACGAAGATAACCACCTGCTAATTGTCAATAAAGAACCGGGCATTCTAGTCCAGGGCGATCGAACAGGCGACACCACCTTACTCGATGTTCTGAAGGATTACGTCAAGGAAAAGTACAACAAGCCGGGCGAGGTGTTCCTGGGCTTGGTACATCGGCTCGACCGCCCCGTAAGTGGTTTGGTTGTATTTGCCCGTACATCAAAGGCACTAGAGCGCATGAACGAGATTTTCCGTAAGCGACAGGTTCAGAAAACGTACTGGGCCGTGGTGCGCCATAAGCCGCCTAAAGATGCGGATAAGCTGGTCAATTGGTTGATAAAGGACGAGCAGAAGAATCAGGTTACGGTCTACGATTATGAGGTACCTGGTTCACAGAAAGCCGAATTATCCTACCGGATATTGGGCAAAATCAATGAGCACTATTTGTTGGAAGTAAATCCAATTACGGGTCGACCACACCAAATTCGCTCTCAGTTAGCACACATGGGTTCTCCGATTCGCGGAGATGTCAAGTATGGTTATGACCGAGCTGTGGCCGATAAAAAGATTTACCTGCATGCTCGCCGTCTTTATTTCATTCATCCGGTAAAGCAAGCCGGAGCGCCAGACCGACCCATCATTTGCAAAGCTGGACTACCCAACGATCCGTTTTGGGAGGAATTTCTGGAGCTGGACGATGAAAACTATAAAGACAAGAATATGGACTTCATTTATGAATAG
- the panB gene encoding 3-methyl-2-oxobutanoate hydroxymethyltransferase has protein sequence MSVHNPDIKRVTTHTIQELKNKGEKISALTAYDYSMARVVDGAGVELILVGDSASNVMAGHETTLPITLDQMIYHASSVVRGVKRALVVVDLPFGSYQGNSSVALQSAIRIMKESGAHAVKMEGGLEIKESIVRILSAGVPVMGHLGLTPQSIYKFGTYAVRAKEEAEAEKLMADAHMLEDIGCFGVVLEKIPAALTKKVSASLNIPTIGIGAGPDADGQILVFHDLLGINNEFKPRFLRRYAELHTVMTQAIAHYVDDVKANDFPNEKEAY, from the coding sequence ATGTCTGTTCATAATCCCGACATCAAGCGCGTTACCACGCATACTATACAGGAACTAAAAAATAAAGGCGAAAAAATTTCGGCCCTCACTGCTTACGATTATTCGATGGCGCGAGTAGTTGATGGAGCTGGCGTTGAACTGATCCTGGTGGGCGACTCAGCCTCGAACGTTATGGCTGGTCATGAGACTACACTACCAATCACACTCGATCAAATGATTTATCACGCCAGTTCGGTGGTGCGTGGAGTGAAACGGGCTTTAGTTGTTGTCGACTTACCGTTTGGCTCGTATCAGGGTAACTCGTCGGTAGCTCTGCAATCGGCCATTCGAATCATGAAAGAGTCAGGTGCTCATGCGGTTAAGATGGAAGGCGGTCTTGAAATCAAGGAATCCATCGTCCGAATCCTGAGCGCGGGTGTTCCTGTAATGGGCCATTTAGGCTTGACCCCTCAATCTATTTACAAATTTGGCACTTATGCCGTACGAGCAAAAGAAGAGGCCGAAGCGGAGAAACTAATGGCCGATGCACATATGCTCGAAGATATTGGCTGCTTTGGTGTAGTGCTCGAAAAAATCCCGGCTGCTCTCACCAAAAAGGTATCGGCAAGCCTGAACATTCCTACCATTGGAATCGGAGCTGGGCCTGATGCCGACGGTCAGATTCTGGTTTTTCACGACTTACTGGGGATAAACAACGAGTTTAAGCCCCGCTTTCTGCGCCGATACGCCGAACTACATACCGTTATGACACAGGCTATTGCTCATTATGTAGATGATGTAAAAGCCAACGACTTTCCGAACGAGAAAGAAGCATATTGA
- a CDS encoding murein hydrolase activator EnvC family protein — MHPTPISTCRIVFWSAIKLIALGFLWFTEPVQAQVQPSNSIPQTQRNRQVLEKEKKQNLEKMSQIRTILKQTATEKQASLGQLKALDQQIQTQSKQINLLNKDLRLTDAEIAELRQASTKLTLDLNKLKSEYGSMIYAADKRRQQVNPLGFLFASDNFNQLVARYRYLRQYSDARQSQVRQMNNVQVMLQGKQKATQHKRLEQKNTIGAKVNETKKLETLKVEKNDVVKELSKKEFELQTELAESRRAINRLEAMITRIIAREAKERADREARERAERERLARAEAARKAAERKRAEDAIAAAEKAGEKPAPADVAKVERPAEPEPTAKKPDERRDNNLNDEETALASSFTASRAHLPWPVTKGFISDHFGRKPHPVLKGIFVENQGIDIQTNAGENVRTVYDGVVQDITNIPGMNNVVAIQHGDYFTLYAKLKSVSVRVGQRVKARESIGTVATDKDGVSEIQFQIWKEFTKLNPESWLTPR, encoded by the coding sequence ATGCACCCCACTCCCATATCCACTTGCCGAATCGTTTTCTGGTCAGCTATCAAGTTGATAGCGCTCGGTTTTTTATGGTTTACCGAGCCAGTACAAGCGCAGGTGCAACCGTCAAACTCGATTCCACAAACCCAGCGGAATCGACAGGTTCTGGAAAAAGAAAAAAAGCAGAATCTGGAAAAAATGAGTCAGATTCGAACGATTTTGAAACAAACAGCCACAGAAAAGCAAGCTAGTTTAGGACAACTCAAAGCGCTCGATCAACAGATTCAGACCCAGTCGAAACAGATTAACCTGCTTAATAAGGATCTCCGATTGACCGACGCTGAAATTGCTGAACTACGACAGGCTAGCACGAAGCTCACACTGGATCTGAATAAACTAAAATCGGAGTACGGCTCCATGATTTATGCCGCCGACAAGCGCCGGCAGCAGGTAAATCCATTGGGGTTTCTCTTCGCATCGGATAACTTCAACCAACTCGTTGCCCGTTATCGCTACTTACGCCAATATTCTGATGCCCGCCAAAGCCAGGTGCGACAAATGAACAACGTACAGGTTATGCTACAGGGGAAACAAAAAGCGACCCAGCATAAACGCCTGGAACAGAAAAATACCATTGGCGCTAAGGTAAACGAGACTAAAAAGCTTGAGACATTAAAGGTTGAGAAAAACGATGTAGTTAAAGAATTAAGTAAGAAGGAGTTCGAACTTCAGACTGAACTGGCCGAGAGCCGCCGGGCCATTAACCGACTCGAAGCCATGATTACGCGCATCATTGCTCGCGAAGCCAAAGAACGCGCCGATCGTGAGGCCCGCGAACGAGCAGAGCGAGAGCGGTTGGCCCGAGCTGAAGCCGCCCGTAAAGCTGCAGAACGCAAACGGGCTGAAGATGCCATTGCTGCGGCCGAAAAAGCGGGCGAAAAACCGGCACCAGCCGATGTTGCCAAAGTGGAGCGACCAGCCGAGCCCGAACCTACGGCTAAGAAGCCCGATGAACGACGAGACAATAACCTTAATGATGAGGAAACGGCGCTGGCATCGTCTTTCACGGCATCACGAGCACACCTCCCCTGGCCCGTTACAAAAGGATTTATCTCGGATCATTTTGGCCGAAAACCTCATCCGGTTTTGAAAGGTATATTCGTTGAAAACCAGGGAATTGATATCCAGACAAATGCGGGAGAAAACGTGCGAACCGTTTACGATGGTGTTGTGCAGGACATTACAAATATTCCTGGCATGAACAATGTCGTTGCCATTCAGCATGGCGACTATTTTACGCTTTACGCCAAACTAAAGAGTGTATCGGTCCGTGTGGGCCAACGTGTGAAAGCCCGCGAATCCATTGGAACGGTAGCCACTGATAAAGACGGAGTCTCTGAAATCCAGTTCCAAATCTGGAAGGAGTTTACCAAACTCAACCCCGAATCATGGCTGACACCAAGGTAG
- a CDS encoding DUF4292 domain-containing protein, with product MNKYLCVIGLLVTLLSSEGCRRRHMSHSTGSAVVPSPTPDSTIATRPTATIPATTPTVVRPDIEEARTRVAEIDFQYLTTKSKLSFKSPSQDIDNANVSIRVQKDSLIWLSVSKLGIEAVRGLITPDSITIIDKIHKEYTVYDFPTLSKQFNFQMSFQLLQALIVGNLPFPKRPAQLIKNEGNELLLRQTEGQALVENYIGEQDRKLKKLAITEQPTKNTLRLDYEDFTALTNFLVPYTSLLTLDYQSKTDGQSRQTQLRLKHTKVELVSTSPGFPFTLPTNYERRP from the coding sequence ATGAATAAATACCTGTGTGTAATTGGATTGCTGGTCACGCTGTTGAGTTCGGAAGGTTGCCGACGTCGTCATATGTCGCATTCGACGGGCTCAGCTGTTGTTCCATCGCCTACACCAGACTCCACTATTGCCACTCGGCCTACTGCAACTATTCCTGCCACTACACCCACGGTTGTTCGCCCGGATATTGAGGAAGCACGTACGCGTGTTGCCGAAATTGATTTTCAGTACCTCACGACTAAATCCAAACTTTCGTTCAAAAGTCCTTCGCAGGATATTGATAATGCGAATGTTAGTATACGCGTTCAAAAAGACAGTCTGATCTGGTTATCAGTATCGAAGTTGGGTATCGAAGCGGTTCGGGGACTCATTACACCGGATTCAATCACCATCATTGACAAGATTCACAAGGAGTATACCGTTTATGATTTTCCAACACTGAGCAAACAGTTCAATTTTCAGATGAGCTTTCAGCTGCTACAGGCCTTAATCGTCGGAAATTTACCCTTTCCCAAACGCCCTGCTCAACTAATTAAAAATGAGGGCAATGAGTTGTTATTACGACAAACCGAAGGGCAGGCATTAGTTGAAAATTATATTGGTGAACAGGATCGGAAATTAAAAAAACTGGCCATAACGGAGCAGCCTACCAAAAATACACTTCGGCTGGATTACGAAGATTTTACCGCCCTAACTAACTTTCTGGTTCCATATACGAGCCTTTTAACGCTCGATTATCAGTCGAAAACGGATGGCCAGTCTCGCCAAACCCAGCTTCGTCTAAAACATACTAAAGTTGAACTGGTCTCGACCAGTCCGGGCTTTCCTTTCACTCTTCCGACTAATTACGAGCGTCGACCATAA
- a CDS encoding tetratricopeptide repeat protein, whose amino-acid sequence MKTLYKFFSNQFLIVWIGTLGLVIWLTLTPASAQRRREKAVPDTSLAKVGSTTTTRIEAETQFTEGMRYLMTDEPTKAITQFTKVLQKDPANAAAQYSMANAYLKAGKVTEAIPHATKAYTIDNQNKFYSLLLAELYVKQKRYVEAEELYEKLLKKGPENAEYGVELAAIYLFNDKPDKALDAYNKVERELGLNEEIVRQKQRIYLKQNKIDKAVEEAEKLVASEPSDPDYLLEGAELLIANDRGDQAIGWIDRALKLNADLPQAHVLLADIYRKKGDMDRVTKELNQVLANPNLEAGLKARILSSYVGMTGENTTARQDALAMVQNLAKTSPNDPKTQVMLANLLTQQGKKAEARDAYAKAARLDGSVYEVWGALIQLDGELQQVDSLLAHTEKALEVFPTQGLFWYSNGTANLYKRKYQQAVDALEESRKLLAATSNNDLRKEIDAQLGDAYNGIGDHAKSDESYEAVLKVDPINDHVLNNYSYFLSLRKENLPRALQLAQKLIERHPTNATYLDTYAWILYVSKDYAKAKQYLEKALADPANVSGTIIEHYGDVLYQLGQPDKAVEQWKQAKAKGGAGPDLDKKITTGKL is encoded by the coding sequence ATGAAAACGTTATACAAATTTTTCTCTAACCAGTTCCTGATCGTGTGGATTGGTACTCTTGGGCTGGTTATTTGGCTGACGCTGACACCAGCGTCAGCGCAGCGTCGACGTGAAAAAGCCGTTCCTGACACATCGCTTGCAAAGGTTGGATCGACAACCACAACCCGCATAGAAGCCGAAACTCAGTTTACGGAGGGAATGCGCTATCTGATGACCGACGAACCGACAAAGGCCATCACGCAGTTTACAAAAGTACTTCAGAAAGACCCTGCCAATGCGGCTGCCCAGTATTCGATGGCCAACGCATACTTAAAGGCCGGAAAAGTTACGGAAGCCATTCCTCATGCTACAAAAGCGTATACGATCGATAATCAAAACAAGTTTTACTCCCTTTTGCTTGCCGAATTATACGTCAAGCAAAAACGATACGTAGAAGCCGAAGAACTTTACGAAAAACTCCTGAAAAAAGGACCAGAAAACGCTGAATATGGCGTAGAGCTAGCCGCGATCTACTTATTCAACGATAAACCTGATAAGGCGCTGGATGCCTACAATAAAGTAGAGCGAGAGTTGGGACTAAATGAGGAAATCGTTCGTCAGAAACAACGGATTTATTTAAAGCAGAACAAGATTGATAAGGCTGTTGAAGAAGCCGAAAAATTAGTGGCCTCGGAACCTTCCGATCCTGATTACCTCCTCGAAGGGGCCGAGCTACTTATTGCCAACGATCGGGGCGATCAGGCTATTGGCTGGATTGATCGAGCCCTTAAACTAAACGCTGACCTTCCTCAGGCACACGTGCTATTGGCCGATATTTATCGCAAGAAAGGCGATATGGATCGCGTAACGAAAGAGCTGAATCAGGTGTTGGCCAACCCAAATCTTGAAGCGGGTTTGAAAGCCCGGATTCTATCAAGTTACGTGGGCATGACGGGTGAAAACACGACCGCTCGGCAGGATGCGCTGGCTATGGTACAGAACTTGGCCAAAACCTCGCCCAACGACCCCAAAACTCAAGTCATGCTCGCCAATTTATTGACACAGCAAGGCAAGAAAGCAGAAGCCCGCGACGCCTACGCCAAAGCGGCCCGACTCGATGGCTCGGTGTATGAAGTATGGGGCGCTTTGATCCAATTAGACGGCGAATTGCAACAGGTAGATAGCTTATTGGCACACACCGAAAAAGCGCTTGAGGTATTCCCCACACAAGGATTGTTCTGGTATTCCAATGGAACGGCCAATCTGTATAAACGAAAATATCAGCAAGCCGTCGACGCACTCGAAGAGAGCCGAAAGCTCCTGGCAGCTACCTCTAACAATGATCTCCGAAAAGAAATCGACGCCCAGTTAGGCGATGCTTACAACGGGATTGGCGATCACGCCAAGTCCGACGAGTCGTACGAAGCGGTTCTGAAAGTAGACCCTATCAACGATCACGTTCTCAATAACTACAGCTATTTTTTATCCTTACGGAAAGAGAATCTGCCTCGCGCCTTGCAGTTGGCCCAAAAGCTCATTGAACGGCACCCGACCAACGCGACCTATCTGGACACCTACGCCTGGATACTCTATGTGTCAAAGGATTACGCTAAAGCCAAGCAATACCTGGAGAAAGCTCTCGCCGATCCGGCCAACGTTAGTGGTACAATTATTGAACACTATGGCGATGTTCTTTACCAGCTTGGCCAACCCGACAAGGCGGTCGAACAGTGGAAACAGGCGAAAGCAAAAGGTGGAGCGGGTCCTGATTTAGACAAAAAGATAACTACTGGCAAGTTGTAA
- a CDS encoding Ohr family peroxiredoxin encodes METLYTATVSNVGGREGDVKSLDGILELDIKRPVEMHGEGGKPNPEMLFAAAYSSCYNGALMAVADRRKIILPEHAVEVSISLNKDGNNMFLSGKIVVKAPGMDHDQLQQLAESAHIVCPYSKAVKGNMDMKIEVLV; translated from the coding sequence ATGGAAACCCTGTATACTGCCACCGTAAGTAATGTCGGCGGGCGCGAAGGTGATGTAAAATCACTTGATGGTATTTTAGAACTGGATATTAAACGCCCTGTTGAAATGCATGGCGAAGGAGGAAAGCCCAATCCTGAAATGTTGTTTGCCGCTGCTTATAGCTCCTGCTATAATGGGGCACTGATGGCCGTAGCCGACCGTCGAAAAATTATTCTGCCCGAGCATGCCGTGGAGGTGAGCATTTCGCTCAATAAAGACGGCAACAATATGTTTCTATCGGGAAAGATTGTGGTGAAAGCACCGGGTATGGACCATGACCAACTACAACAACTAGCCGAATCAGCCCATATCGTCTGCCCTTACTCGAAAGCCGTGAAGGGAAATATGGATATGAAGATTGAGGTGCTGGTGTAG
- a CDS encoding Dabb family protein — MFVHTVFFWLHHPESQDDHTALRAGLETLKAVTEITTVYIGTPAETRRPVIDHSYDFALTLVFADQAAHDVYQTHPVHLAFVDKCAHLWQRVQIYDAVS, encoded by the coding sequence ATGTTTGTTCATACCGTTTTTTTCTGGCTTCATCATCCCGAAAGTCAGGACGACCATACGGCACTTCGTGCCGGTCTCGAAACACTGAAAGCCGTAACCGAAATCACGACCGTTTACATCGGCACGCCTGCCGAAACGCGTCGGCCGGTTATTGACCACAGCTATGATTTTGCGCTAACATTGGTTTTCGCCGACCAGGCCGCTCATGATGTTTATCAGACACATCCTGTTCATCTGGCCTTCGTTGATAAATGTGCTCACCTCTGGCAGCGTGTGCAGATTTACGATGCGGTGAGTTAG
- a CDS encoding helix-turn-helix domain-containing protein, whose translation MPVLSEKLRRLRQLFGYSQEYIAFNIGMTQPAYCKWESGQTQPSINKLEELANIYQLSLGDLLNDDDIDIIRKLIAGEHFAEKLLGRGDVS comes from the coding sequence ATGCCAGTACTATCGGAAAAGCTTCGTCGGTTACGTCAGTTGTTTGGGTATTCGCAGGAGTATATTGCGTTTAACATCGGAATGACCCAACCTGCTTATTGCAAATGGGAAAGTGGGCAAACTCAACCTTCTATTAATAAATTGGAAGAGCTCGCTAATATATACCAACTAAGCCTTGGCGATCTACTGAACGATGACGATATCGACATCATCCGAAAGCTGATAGCGGGTGAGCATTTTGCCGAAAAATTACTGGGGCGTGGCGATGTGAGCTAG
- a CDS encoding HlyD family secretion protein: MNESEFSYGLVTYLPRVSVRSQIIYTTVLGVILLTVLALPFIYVDVSVQANGLVRPVAERSEVKATAGAVVEKVMVREWEPVRKGQPLFQLRSDALDTKKQLVDNQIAEKAAFVRDLDQLTTKSWKVVNGLAAPLYRQEYNQFRAIVEESWNLQEKRKRELQTAQLLYSQKAIARLEYEDALYAHKASLARYNTLVEQQRSDWQTDLTQVRRDLANLESDAKQLHEEQELYILKAPTGGTASQLAGRYAGSYVQPGDVLAVVSPDSTLIVEAYVPSKDIGLLKPGQPVRLQVDAFNYNQWGLLTGRVMDIANDFTTTNGEPVFKVRCQLDKPYLSLQNGYQGRLKKGMTVQTRFQVARRSLFQLLYDKADDWLNPAVSNPKTATASSQKEGGSSI; this comes from the coding sequence ATGAACGAATCTGAATTCTCCTATGGCCTAGTCACTTACCTGCCCAGGGTTAGTGTGCGGAGCCAGATTATTTATACAACGGTTCTGGGCGTTATCCTGCTTACGGTACTGGCCTTACCGTTTATATATGTTGATGTGTCGGTGCAGGCAAATGGGCTAGTTCGGCCTGTTGCGGAACGTAGCGAAGTGAAAGCCACAGCCGGGGCAGTCGTTGAGAAAGTAATGGTGCGGGAATGGGAGCCTGTTCGCAAAGGACAGCCGCTTTTTCAATTGCGGTCCGATGCATTAGATACCAAAAAGCAGCTGGTAGATAATCAAATTGCCGAAAAAGCCGCATTTGTTCGTGATCTGGACCAGTTAACGACTAAATCCTGGAAAGTCGTCAATGGATTAGCCGCTCCCCTTTATCGACAGGAGTATAACCAGTTTCGGGCTATTGTCGAAGAAAGTTGGAATTTGCAGGAAAAGCGAAAACGGGAACTTCAAACGGCACAACTACTCTACTCGCAAAAAGCAATTGCACGACTTGAATACGAAGATGCGCTTTATGCGCACAAGGCTTCTCTGGCACGATATAACACGCTCGTTGAACAACAACGAAGTGACTGGCAGACCGATCTGACACAGGTTCGGCGTGATTTAGCCAACTTGGAATCGGATGCCAAACAACTGCATGAAGAGCAGGAATTGTACATACTAAAAGCCCCGACTGGTGGTACGGCTAGTCAGTTAGCTGGACGATATGCGGGTAGTTATGTGCAACCGGGCGATGTGCTGGCCGTTGTTTCTCCAGACTCTACTCTAATCGTCGAAGCCTACGTTCCCTCGAAAGATATTGGTTTGCTAAAGCCCGGTCAGCCAGTACGATTACAGGTCGACGCGTTCAATTATAACCAATGGGGTTTGCTGACGGGGCGTGTAATGGATATTGCGAATGACTTTACAACGACGAATGGCGAGCCAGTTTTTAAAGTTCGGTGCCAGCTGGATAAGCCATACCTGAGTTTACAAAACGGTTATCAGGGTCGTTTGAAGAAAGGAATGACGGTTCAGACTCGCTTTCAGGTTGCCCGTCGTTCGTTGTTTCAGTTGCTTTACGACAAAGCCGATGATTGGCTAAACCCGGCTGTGAGTAATCCCAAAACGGCTACAGCAAGCTCGCAGAAGGAGGGCGGCAGCTCCATATGA
- a CDS encoding LytR/AlgR family response regulator transcription factor: MRCLIVDDEPLAHAVLSDYIRKVPFLELVGATTSPIDALTRVQQGEVDLVFLDIQMPELTGMQFLKLVERAVSDHKCRVILTTAYSTYALEGYEHNVVDYLLKPVSFERFYKAVQKLLPPIQSAVPASNLVPDTTQNSLIEPAPKDFIFVKTEYRLQRVSLSDILYCEGLKDYVSLYTPAERILALQTMKSLEEKLLPHQFARVHKSYIVALNRIESIERNRIYINHPGHSQAIVPIGETYRDAFYRLIED, from the coding sequence ATGCGCTGCCTTATTGTTGACGACGAACCGCTCGCCCACGCTGTTTTAAGCGACTACATTCGGAAAGTACCTTTTCTGGAACTGGTTGGCGCCACGACCAGCCCAATCGACGCCTTGACGCGGGTACAACAGGGCGAGGTAGACCTGGTTTTTCTGGATATTCAGATGCCCGAACTCACAGGAATGCAATTCCTAAAATTGGTAGAACGAGCCGTTAGTGACCATAAGTGCCGGGTTATTCTGACCACCGCCTATTCAACCTACGCGCTGGAAGGCTACGAACACAATGTGGTGGATTATCTGCTCAAGCCCGTCTCGTTCGAACGGTTCTATAAAGCGGTGCAAAAACTGCTACCGCCCATTCAGTCGGCAGTACCTGCTAGTAATCTGGTGCCCGATACTACCCAGAATAGTCTGATTGAACCGGCCCCCAAGGATTTCATTTTCGTCAAGACAGAATACCGCTTGCAACGCGTTAGTTTGAGCGACATTTTGTATTGCGAAGGACTAAAAGATTATGTCTCGCTTTATACGCCAGCCGAGCGGATTCTGGCGCTCCAAACCATGAAAAGTCTGGAAGAAAAGCTGCTGCCCCATCAGTTTGCCCGAGTTCACAAATCCTATATTGTGGCACTCAACCGAATTGAATCCATTGAACGAAACCGCATATACATTAATCATCCAGGCCACTCTCAGGCGATTGTCCCCATTGGTGAAACGTACCGAGATGCTTTCTATCGACTGATTGAGGACTAG
- a CDS encoding sensor histidine kinase: MTLHLPAFFNNRTHIRNLLYLTLWATMVLLNADDPKKHALVFDPLEISFSLSFWLAAWFEHAIVLTHLLNRQRLGWALLGSVGAMGGFILTRYLLEQVFYWHLFGFTNYDPDVSKLAYAWDNRFYAIYAIGLGLAFKVIEDWFVHQQERIELVSERNTAELAFLKSQVNPHFLFNTLNNIYSLAYTKSDDAPGAILKLSELMRYMLYDSNEHNGGTGRVPLSKEVDYLKNYVELEKLRVANANVLFSVEGNTDLFRIEPLLLVSFVENAFKHGDLTDPNQPLVLDLSVRNGRLRFDTLNKKMNRQTDSAGGIGLTNVKRRLALLYPDQHTLHVTNDQDSYACSLELSL, translated from the coding sequence ATGACGCTTCACCTACCTGCTTTTTTTAACAACCGTACCCATATTCGGAATCTGCTCTACCTTACCCTTTGGGCAACGATGGTGCTGTTGAATGCCGATGACCCTAAAAAGCATGCGTTGGTTTTTGATCCACTGGAGATTTCATTCAGTCTGTCCTTCTGGCTGGCGGCCTGGTTCGAACACGCCATTGTGCTCACTCACTTGCTTAATCGGCAGCGGCTCGGATGGGCACTTTTGGGCTCAGTGGGGGCTATGGGAGGATTTATTCTTACCCGTTATTTGCTGGAACAAGTTTTTTACTGGCATTTATTTGGCTTCACCAACTACGATCCCGACGTTTCTAAACTCGCTTATGCCTGGGATAATCGGTTTTATGCCATCTATGCCATTGGCCTTGGGCTGGCGTTTAAGGTTATTGAAGATTGGTTTGTTCACCAACAGGAACGTATCGAACTTGTCAGCGAGCGCAACACCGCTGAGTTAGCCTTTCTGAAATCGCAGGTGAACCCACACTTTCTGTTCAACACGCTGAATAACATTTATTCGCTCGCCTACACCAAATCGGATGATGCGCCGGGGGCCATTCTGAAACTGTCGGAATTGATGCGCTATATGCTCTACGACAGCAACGAACATAATGGAGGAACGGGGCGGGTACCGTTATCGAAAGAAGTGGACTACCTGAAAAACTACGTCGAACTCGAAAAGCTTCGGGTTGCCAATGCCAACGTTTTATTTAGCGTGGAGGGTAATACCGATCTGTTCCGAATTGAACCGTTGTTGCTGGTTTCCTTTGTTGAAAATGCCTTTAAACACGGCGACCTGACGGACCCGAACCAACCGCTGGTGCTTGATTTAAGCGTCCGAAACGGTAGATTGCGTTTCGACACGCTCAACAAAAAAATGAACCGACAGACCGATTCGGCGGGTGGTATTGGCCTGACGAATGTAAAACGGCGGCTGGCGTTGCTCTATCCCGACCAACATACGCTACATGTTACGAATGATCAGGATAGTTACGCCTGTTCGCTGGAGTTAAGTTTATAA